The Triplophysa dalaica isolate WHDGS20190420 chromosome 18, ASM1584641v1, whole genome shotgun sequence genome includes the window TGTGTAATTCTTATGTTGCGTTACTGATTGTGTTTTAATAGATTGAACATTATCGCTGATGATATATATGATGATGTTGTCATCTTGCACTATATTGTCACAGCTTGAGGTATTTACACAGGTGCGGCTGCGTGTCATAAAGAGACTCAAGTTAATCAATAATTTAAGCCCAAAGGTTGTATTTCATTGGGTTTAGGTGACATTTGTGTTGAAATCACTTTTGATTTTGTGCTTTGGggaacatcacaaaaaaagggCTGGGTATTGAATCAGGAAAATGATTTTTCGGACCATTAATGCTAATTAAGTAAATAATGTCAAATAATGCAAACGGACACTTCACCCTATGGATGTAATTGTTAAgtttaatgcattagctaacacaAACTAACAATCCACAGCATTTAATAATCTTAGTATATATCAACCTAGTACATATTGAAAAGCTAAAGttgttactgttatttacataatttaacataaacaatTGTGTTGtcattaactaatattaacaaagACTAATGCTTAAATTATTAAACCATATtgctcattttttaaatgttacatttactaATGTCAACCAGCCTGATTGTAAAACAAATCCTAATGGCACTGAAAAAAGGGCTCATTTCATCATTCATATCAGAAAtaaaatttaaagaaatagttcaccttcaaaatgaaaattctgtcaccatttactcaccctgttgtcattttaaatcgaTGTGGTTTTTcatcttctgcaaaacacaaaaggagatatttagaaaaatgttggtgacTAAAAGCCCACTTCTATTCTAAAAAATGTACTTCTTATgtagggacacaaaaccaatgcaaatcaaaCGGTTCTCTGTtatcaacattttcaaaatctcttttattgtgttctgcagaagaaagaaagtcataggtttgaaatgagggtgagtgaataatgacagaattttcattttgaaggtgaactatccctttacttTTTATAAGTTTCACCTTCTTTTTTATGCTAATGTTAATCATTTATTGTGTAAATGACCATGGAAGCCTCCCTCACTCACACACGCTCTCTGTGTCTCCAATCTAAGGATGCTGTTGAATGTGCTGGCTGTGACTGCGGTTTCAGCAGCTGTGCTGTACGTCCTGTATAAATGGTTGATCCCTGCAGCTGTGCAGAACAGTGGCTGGCTGGCCCTCATCTGGCACGATGTCATCGTTGAGCGCTTCCTTAACATCCTGACGGGATTATCACGACCTCAGGTGACCCCTTCTTACAGTACGGCTCATTTATGCAGAATTATTTTATGACAAGGATGCAAAGACAGcactgaaaaaataataaagtattacCAGATTTTACCTCTGCCATGGCagcaaataattgttttatggAACATCAAAACGGTAAAGTAATACCATATACCAATCATTTGACCGAGATATATCAAAGTACCTGTTTAATCAGTCGGCATATCACATTTTATCACCACTGCAATGTTTTGTAAGGAACTGTTGATTACTGTAAACTTCTGAAAGCCAGAGTAAATAATTAATGGAATTTTGTTAGTTGCATTTTTATCTTGGCGTCTCAGTATTGTTCTCCTGAATGACTGCAGCGCATGTTGAAAGCTGTTCAGAAGAACGCCACAAAAGGCGACCCCCAGAGTGTCATCGCAGCCATTGACTACTACTGCAGACACAAAGAGTGGGCTATGAACGTGGGTGACGATAAAGGTACCAGTCTCCCAATCTTTATGATATGTCTTTTGATTCTCTCACCCTGTGCCTGACTCTTTCCCAAATATATCTCTAATGCGCTCTTGAGTACATGCCTGCAAGGCTTTTCACAGCATGTTGTTCTCAATAAGATATGATGGCAGTCTCTGTCTTTTGGTGCACGCTTTCCGCATGGCTGCACACGTGTTGCATGTTCGTGCCTGCACGAGGCACAACTGTCACAGTCAGATGCAgtgatgcattatgggataAATTCATTTCAGATGTGTTCCCTGGATTCTTTGACATCCATTCGGTTCCgtacattaaatgaattaaaacgaGTCTCAGATGAGTTAAAAcataaatcacagatgagatctctttaatttctctaagacatcaatgagattaaatggagagcaaatggaaacgtTTTCTAAGTCTCAGATATTTTCTTCATGGTAGAATAGAGATCTCACAATTGTCTCCataagagtttcagaagagaccACTTGAGCACACTCTTCTTTTAAATCATCTTAAATTGTATTCAAGCTTGTATGATTTTGTAAAACAATCGGGTTGTACCTCATTGCACGTTGTAAAAGGTTTGGGAAGCAGATCTAATAGAATGACATTCACATGTCCAAATGCTTTCTTTGGGGGCCATTACATGAAACAAAAGGATGAAGATTGGTTTTTCCATATTAGCAGCTCAATTTCATCTAACAACAGGCAGTGAttattaaatgatgacacagAGCTGCTAATGGGTCAGAAAGGCCCTAATGACGTTTCCACTACACCATTAGCCACCTCATTGATCAGCTGTCTCGACTGTCCTTATCCAAATTCGTCTGTGTGTCTCTGAAGGGCCCATATTGGATTCAGTGGTGAGCGAGGTTAATCCCAGCACGGCTCTGGAGCTCGGCACGTATTGCGGTTATTCCACTGTTCGTATCGCACGGCTGCTGTCACCTGGCTCTAAACTCATTACTGTTGAATTCAACCCAGCCTACGCTGCCATTGCACGGCAGATCATCGCCCATGCCGGACTTCAGAACAAGGTAAGAGAGAAAACAGCTGGTAGATACATAACCTTAAGAATACTCACGGTTTATACTGTACACTTTCTACTATTAGAAAGTATATGCAGTTTTTCCGGAGTCAAGATTTTGGAAATATCTTGCTATTTAATCcaaataattgtacatttaagcattctgcactttcatccaaagtaaTTGCAACTCAAACCAATTAGTTTacgtttagtcatttagcagacgcttttatccaaagcgactcataGAACGTTCAGAGAGCAATAGCGATAGTCACTTTACTGTTGCAAGCCCCACTAGTATAGCTAGATGCTGTaagaaaatgcaatttttcGTATAATGTACAcatatttatactgtacatggATGTTTTTACACTTCTTTTTTACCAAAACAAATCTTTCTTTACTCTGTTGTTTTAAAGGTTACTTTAGTTGAGGGAGGCTCCGGTGATCTGATTCCCAAAATCAAGGAACAATTTGGAATAAAATCtcttgattttgtgtttttggacCACTGGAAAGATCGCTATCTTCCAGATATTAAACTTCTAGAGGTAAGAAGCTCAAAATACACGTTGTTTAATTAGAAacttataacataaaaaaaaaatacaactttggtcttttacattttagacCTGCGGTCTGCTCAAAAAAGGCTCTGTCCTGCTCGCAGACAACGTTATTTGCCCCGGAACTCCAGAATATTTGGAATACGTGAGGAACAGTCCACGGTATAAGAGCCAATACTTCCAGTCCTACCTGGAGTACACCAAAGCAGAAGACGGCCTGGAGAAATCTGTTTTCTTAGGATGAGATCAATCTTTATTCACCATTATGATCAATGCACACTAGAATGTTTCTCCATTGaccaaatgtttaataaaataggaGGTCTTGACACAGGCGGTGATTTCTCTAAAATGCCCCAAAAACTTTGAATCATGTGATGCCATACCTACTAGGATAAGATATTAAAGCTGATTTTTTTACcaaattatatatttagtttaataaaaaaaaaaaatctactcaTACACCATTACTTTAATTTCCACCCTCATATAAAACActtcagattttttataatatagactgatgttttgtattattttacaacATGTTTGTGTTGATTGATAAAACAGGGACATTTAATCCATTCagtctctgtttttttaagcaaagaATGTTCCAAATGGTCCTTCATATTGTATTTAGATTAATGAACTATTAAATTTATGTTGAGATCAGTTTGGCCACAATAGGGAGGAATTTCAGTGTAAGTCTACATGTAGTTTACaataaacagaagaaaatcTAAGAACActtattttctgaaataaagaaaatgattgttcacccaaaaactaaaattctgtcatcattcactcaccctcttgttattttaaacctgtatgactttctttcttctgcagaacacaaaagaagatattttgaaagatgttggttttgtgtccatacaatagaagtgaatgggggatatttcttcaaaatatcatattttttgttttgcagaaaaaagaaagtcatgaaggtttaaaatgacaagagggtgagtaaatgatgacagaatttccattttgggtgaactatcacttaaacaACAGTTCTTAAAGctatagttcacccacaaataaaattctttcatgatACCAAACCAGTGATTTCTGTGGAACAGAAATAAGAGTTCATacgtttcatttatttgtaccGTAATGCATTCTGGGTGTTGTggatgagttttgtactatggAACCAGCGTGCAGCATGAAGCTTTTAATGTTAGACattaccattgttgagattcatatgCTGATTTTTATGTCTCTGTGTTTAAATGATACAAAGCTTATTCTATTTGTACATTAGTGTTATCAGTTTCCAGGGTTGTCGAAGAGggaaatgcattaataaaacaaataaatcttcATTTAGACGAGAGCATCAAATCATTGTCCCATTAACAACAATTTGACATCTATATGACaaagttttacataaatatCCTCTGCCAGAACAAATGAGTTTTACAAACACAGTTCTAATATTTATAGTAGGCATGAGTCTGTAAGAGCCTAGTGTCcaataatgacaacacaaatcAACATAATGGTGAATTAAACATTATCCATTCATTCTCTAGATAGAAgagcttttatttatatacagtatgaaaaaacaaacaaaggtaAACTggtctgttttgtttctgttaatctctttattctgttatttctgttcttgtttttgtttgtttttcaagaatgttggtaaccaaacaacaatggaaacTATTAACCTCCActggatacaaaaccactgacacagttctttaaatattttatttggggTTCTGCataagaatgaaagtcatacatgtttggaatgggTATGTAAAGGATGCAAAggtttttatttctgggtgaaatGTCCTTTTAATACTGCTGAACAATGATCTCAATCCTGAGCCCTGCCACGGTTGAAGATCTTTGCCAGGAGCGACACATTGGACTGGGACTTCTCCTGAATGGCTTTGCTCTTCTCTTGAGCCTTTTCAGACATGCCTTTATCCTTGATGCGTTTCATTTGGATTTCCATTTCTGTAGGCCGCTGTTTAAAGTTCCAGCTCTTCTCTTCCACAACCTCTCCCTTCTTTTCCTTCTTCTTTTTGAGTTTCTGAATGTTCTGGCTCTTCTCCACACTGGCCAGGTAAAAGTTTGTCTCCTTCTTGGCCTGAGATATTTCTGTCCTCATACGCTGGTGAAAAACGGTCTGTTCATAAGCCAATTTCTCGCTGAGATGGCACCACTGGAACCTGTGTAAGTACTTAAACAGAAATAcgagaacattttaaacagtcCACTTGAAGCCATGTCTGTGTAAATGCACCAAGCCTCTAATACTCAGCAACTGCCATTCCCCTAGTTTGGATATTAAGACTAAAGAAACTTGTGTGAAGTATTTAATCATTCTTCATTTGTCATGTGCGACTGttgcaaacaaaaaaagataagtATTTCTACCTTTATGCACCACAGGTCACTGCTGAAAGGGCTTCTCTTCCTGTTGGCCATTGGTGTGTTGTGCAGACTGACTGCCACTCTCTTGGCGATCCGCTTGTCTCTGAACTCCACCCAGCCTTCTGTGAAACTGGTTGACTTACTTCCagctttctttttctttcttttaatacAATGATCTGGAggaatcaaaacaacaaaatatttaaaaaccaaGAGCTTGGCCTCAGGTGTTCCAGGATTTAAGACTGCTAACTAGAAGGATGTAGGTTTACATGAGTATTTTGTTTTTGAGGCATTTTTCCAAAACAGAATGACTCTTTAAAACACTGTCTGTCTACTAAATGTTTGTTTGGACAAAGGCCACACTACCATGTAGGTCTTAAAAGTAAAGTCCCAGTAACAGAAGGTACAGTATTCAGTCTAACCTTCAGGCTGGAGGAATATCCGACCAATCTCCCCATACAAACTCAGCATATTCCGTACATGTTTGGGTCTCATCCTAGGAGGAATGTGCCCCAAATACAATATACCAGgaagacattttttcttttttttctcaaatccaTCTTCTGTAAAAGGGTCCAGTTCAATAGCTTCAACTTCACGGTTCATCTTCTGGTTTGCGTCCTCCTCCTCTCCATCATCTTCAAAAATTGGGTTAAAGTCATCCATCTCTTCATCAGCGACCATAGGTTTTGATTCCTggtcagttttattttcattaatctCCGGCAAAGACATCATCGACAGTACATTCagtctgaaaaaaagaaagccaAAGATATTAAGTAGACATTTGATATTGTATTTACGAGGTAATAAAAAAGGTCTATGCGGAATAAAATACgatttaaaaatcaatatgTTGAAACGGTGTTAATTGGTTTAGTGCAATAAACAGACACCTAAAACCACTAAGTTACtagttttaaacaacacaaccaGAAATAAACCATTTTTACTCGATGTCATTCTTACCGTAAAATAAGGTTAATTAAGCCCTGAAACTATTAAAATTCCATATAAAAATCATCAGTGTATTTCACTataaatttagaaataaattcaACTACTCGTAACACGCGTGGTCCAGCGAGCCCCGCTGCAACGTCATAATCACGCGACAAGAACCGACGAGGCTTTCTTAAAGCGAAAGACCTCTTTTTACAACAATCTCactaaattgtttattattgttctcaatacatttaaatattcgCGATATTCTTTATATAGTAGTGTACACCATGTTTTATCTATCAAGCATGTATTATATCTTAGACATAACTAAAGGAATAGATTGTTTAAGGCGAAACTTATTGTAACAGTACCTAACACTCAACAGCAGGTGGCGACATAAACCAACGATTTTTTTGGATCTATGAATTACTGTACTATCTCGTCTGATGTAGGGCCAACATATCAATTCAAAGCAGACAAAATTCACACCACAACcttcaaaaagtatttacaaTCGAATATACTAGACAAAAATGAAGACATGTGGTACTCATTCATCATTTAGCAACAAAAAAACGTGTTAGGACATCACCCACCACTGATCCACTAGTTGTTATACATGAAGAATTGTTACAGAAATAGCACAGTGAAAAAGGTAATATTGAGAAACATGTTTAGAAATGTGCACTCATAGATGCACATATTTACCCATTATTATCACAACTCAGGAGTGTGTTTCTGCCCGCAGGTTCCTCTGCTTTTAGATGCATGGCCCTGTGCACGACACATGTGTGTTACTCCATTATTGAAAAGGATGACTTGGTTTTTCTGAGAGCTCTGCGGCAGTTCTGTCACAGGCACATCTGTCTATTTAAATCTAAACCCAGGAACCAGGGCCACAGGCTCCAGGGATCCATCAGAAATTACATCATCACAAAGTGAGGGAACATAGCAACTCTCTTTACAGCAGAAGTGACTGCTGTAAACTTCGATCGTGTCAGGAGAGAGGGCAGTGTTTTAATCAACACGAAATGGGGGAGAGGGAGCTATATATTCACACTTTGTTCTCAGGAGGCATTTCAGTTTGGAAAGTTGTCATAAGTGTTTTAAGCGTCCagttttttactgtataatgtattgttttgttcaaCAGCTTTTACCATTTACATTAAGTAGACAGACTATTAGTCTTTTGAATAGCAGTTTCcattgtgacaacatgccctAGTGTTGTGTGAATTGTATCTTTCTTTTAAGGAAATAAAAAGAGCCTTCTTTTGTAAATAAAGCTTAAAGGTAATTCATAAACAGAACACTACTCATTCTCTCCCATTATTCATGCTATCGTATTAAGACCGCAGGATGAAATTGACTGTAttccatttttttcattaaaactgtATGAGGTTTGAAAACATAACAtagtgttttaaagggaaagttcagaacaaaactccaatttgctgtttatttactcaccctcaggccatccgagatgtaggtgacattttatCTGAAGTAGAatcataaagaagattgtttggtaaatcgcagtcctctctgcttcatataatgggagtatatgAGTTCCGCCGTTCTAAGAGTtactaaagcacataattcaaaaagcggctcctggcgacatgttgatgtttcgtgaagtgactcaGTCGATATTTTCGTAAATTTGAaggtcattttttataatattagccatactgtacagcctcaacgctccctttctgcagg containing:
- the comta gene encoding catechol O-methyltransferase A, whose product is MLLNVLAVTAVSAAVLYVLYKWLIPAAVQNSGWLALIWHDVIVERFLNILTGLSRPQRMLKAVQKNATKGDPQSVIAAIDYYCRHKEWAMNVGDDKGPILDSVVSEVNPSTALELGTYCGYSTVRIARLLSPGSKLITVEFNPAYAAIARQIIAHAGLQNKVTLVEGGSGDLIPKIKEQFGIKSLDFVFLDHWKDRYLPDIKLLETCGLLKKGSVLLADNVICPGTPEYLEYVRNSPRYKSQYFQSYLEYTKAEDGLEKSVFLG
- the abt1 gene encoding activator of basal transcription 1, encoding MMSLPEINENKTDQESKPMVADEEMDDFNPIFEDDGEEEDANQKMNREVEAIELDPFTEDGFEKKKKKCLPGILYLGHIPPRMRPKHVRNMLSLYGEIGRIFLQPEDHCIKRKKKKAGSKSTSFTEGWVEFRDKRIAKRVAVSLHNTPMANRKRSPFSSDLWCIKYLHRFQWCHLSEKLAYEQTVFHQRMRTEISQAKKETNFYLASVEKSQNIQKLKKKKEKKGEVVEEKSWNFKQRPTEMEIQMKRIKDKGMSEKAQEKSKAIQEKSQSNVSLLAKIFNRGRAQD